In Leptidea sinapis chromosome 2, ilLepSina1.1, whole genome shotgun sequence, the sequence CAAGAGTGGATGCGAATATCAGAAAACTTCAATGCTACAGCAACGAATTGCCCACGAACGCCTCAACAAATTCGCCTTAAGTGGgagaatttaaagaaaaattcaagGAAACGTTACTCCAGAATCAGAATGAACCAAATTAAGGTTAGTTAGGTACTTGCTTACAGTTGTCTCTAAAAATGcagtttttacaaattttaactGAATTTCCTTATTCCAGACTGGTAGTGGTCCAGGTGACTACATACCACCAGATGACTTATTAGACCGAGTAGCTGGATTACTAGGCAGTACAGTCAGTGGTTTTACTGTGCCTTATGTGTGTGAATTTATTATTGGTGGTGGTGGTAATGGTGATGGGCAGGGTGGAATGGTTATGTTAAAATGATTGGTGATGATGATAGGAATGAAGGTTAAAATCAGTCTTGCCATCATTTGACGGGTTAACAGAGATAGTAAGTGAAGATGACCTTGAGGCAATGTCAAAAGATGGTGATTCCGGTGAAGGTCAAAACGTAAATGTGAACATAGCGTATGATGCCGTAAACGAAGACAGTGATTACATAAATGAAAATTAAGCTGGTTCTATTATTGTTACGATTGAACCTGAACCCCGTTCCAAACTGGAACAAGAATCTGCCAATATTCAACTAGATAATCAGCAATGTACTGTggacataataaatgaaaatcctCGACCAGACGTTCAACAGACTTCTGAACTGAAACAACATTCTGCCGATAGTCTACCAGAAAATCAGCAACAGTGGGTTGCTGATTTTCTGGGAGACTATGCGAGTGTggacataataaatgaaaactcGCGAGATAGatattagatatttttgttgatttttcttagtttactaatttttaaactattgttcttaagtaatatttttgtcaaaataaaagtaggtaactaataatgttattacatttttaactgtttattttttaactactatgttcaatagtttatttttagttaactTTTCAAGATCTTAgttatgtggttaaatatatgaagtaaattattgtattttgtacagttataaattttataaatatctttttttaaagtagaaatgaatttaattttataatgtttaattgttcaactATGTTATTCTTTtcgcactattgtaaatgttgtttacacctgtaaagacTGTAGTGTGCACTCGCCCTTATATTATGCTAGCATATAAGTTTACTTTTCTACGTTATAAACGTTCAGTTATTACTCAGACATTGGCGTTTCACTTACATCCCAATAGGAACCTTACATGGAGACCCTGCTGGGTCGACCGCTCGCGCGTCGTGTTTCACATGGCATCATATTGCTCTTACAATGAAAAGTTATACGATTCGTTTTCAGATTGTTTCTACATTAACATGCATAGGCCTTGTTTTAAACGGTGTGAAAGTGCGAAATTCAACTTATAATACGAGAAAATGGGTGGCTCTCAATCTAAACAAGAAGTAATAATAGCTCAAAGTGCTGCTGGAAATGGCAAGAACGAGGCTACTACATCTATGCAGAAGGAGTTGACATATCACGTCAGCACAACAAATATTATACTCGGTGTGATCCTGTTCATCGTGGTTTTGGCACTGCTGTATGGCATATATCGCATCTATATACTCTGTTTTGACAAAAGAGTTGAACGGCATGTAGCGCATTATATCCCGTACCGTCGATCTTGGCGCCGTCGTCGTGATGAGCTTCGCGTAGAAGAGGACGATGGAGTACGTCCAACAGTACGTGTTTAAGCGAAAAAGAGTGCGTCCCGCGGTAATAACGGGTGATTTTTTTGCTGGTATCTTTTTGGCAACACTGTTTTTTGACAGATCACGCGTGAATCGTTTCTTGTGCCATTGTCAAACTTCAGTTTGGTCTATAATTTAACCATTATTCGACTTACGAACGAACAACGCTtgcaaattattgaattttactATCAAAATGCATGCTCAGTTAAGAGAGTGCATCGCGCACTTCTTCCAATTTATGGGCAATTTGGTCGGCCTACTGAGGCAGCTATTCGGAAGCTTATGACTAAATTTCCAACCCAGTTTACATTATTGGACATTAAACCACGAACACGCATACGTAGAGTGAGGACCGAAGAAAATATTGCGGCTGTATCCGCCAGTGTTAGTGATGACCGTGAAATGTCGATTCGCCGCCGTTCGAAGCAATTGGGCCTCTGTTACGCCACTACGTGGAAAATTTTGCGAAAGGATTTGGGTGTAAAACCTTACAAGATACAGCTGGTGCAAGAATTGAAGCCACACGACCTCCCACAACGTCTAACATTTGGTGAATGGGCATTGGCAAAGTTGGAGGAAGATCCACTTTTTTATCGAAAAATTGTGTTCATCGACGAAGCTCATTTCTGGTTGAATGGATATGTCAATAAGCATAATTGCCGCATCTGGAGTGAAGACCAGCCAGAAACATTGCAAGAGCTACCACTGCATCCCGAAAAATGTACTGTTTGGTGTGGATTATGGGCCGGTGGTATCATCAGGCCGTACTTTTTCCAAGACGACAATGGCCGAAACGTTACTGTGAATGGCGAGCGCCGTGTGATGATTGGCGATTTTTTTTTGCCCAAAATGGAAGAATTGGACATGCCTGACATgtggtttcaacaagacggtGCCACACGGCACGCGAAACAATGGCCCAATTGAGAGCCGCCTTCGGTGAGCAGTTTATCTGATGTTTTGGGCCCGATTTGCGTGAAGTAACATGTTAACAAATATATGTAGTAGGTATAAGTGAGTGGTCAAGCCCAGTTTTTCTCGTACCGAAAAAACAAGATTTTTCAGGCGAAAAGAAATGGCGTGTAGTGATTGACTAtcgaaaattaaataataaaatacaagacGATAAATTTCCTTTACCCAACATTGCCGATATTTTGGACTCGTTATCAGGTAGTGTTTATTTTAGTCATCTCGACTTAAATAAAAGCTATTATGTGACTAAACTTGAACTTTTGTGTACTAAAATTGAACCAgcataacaaaaatttaatagatattttaaatagacttcgtaaatttaacttaaaaatgaaTCCTTATAAATGTCAATTCTTAAAGAAAGAGTTATTATATTTAGGTCATATAGTTTCATCAAAAGGAATTTCCCCTGACccagaaaaaattaaatcaattcaaaattatCCAAAACCAACTAATAGTGACGATGTAAAACGTTTTGTGGCGATTGCCAATTATTATAGGAAATTTATACCTCATTTTGCGGAACTTACGATATCACTTAATAAATTATCTCGAAAGGGTGTGTGATTTGAATGGACCTCCGATTGTGATAACTCATTTAATTTACTTAAGAAATGTCTAATATATCCACCTATTTTACAATACCATAATTTTTCAATAGAAAATGAGTTTATTCTTCACACTGATGCTTCAGGTATAGCTATACGTTCAATgttgtgtaataaaaataacttaccaATCGCGTACGCAAGTAGGTTCTTAAACAAGGCTGAGCTAAATTATCCCACTATAGAGAAGGAGCTTTTGTCTATAGTGTGGGCTGTTCGCTATTTTAGACCTTATTTATACGGCAAAACCTTTGTCATTAGAAGCGACCACAAACCGTTagtatatttgtttaatataaataactccTCCAGTAGATTATTGAAGTTTAGATTGTGTTTGGAAGAGTATGACTATAAGATAGAGTATGTGAGAGGTGTGAATAATGTAGCTGCATATGCATTATCACGCATTATCGTGACGTCAGATGAGTTGAAAGAGATGCATAGAAATGTGATGAATGTTATGACTAGACGTATGAAAAAACGTCAGGAAAGAGCGAAAGATTGTGATGATTCGGTCGATAATCTGTCTACTAAAACATTTGGCCTGATCACCCAAAGGTTGTGGAGATGATTAAAAAACCGAAACACTGTACTgagttgttatttaaaaaatgaacacagagTAGGGCACAGTATGATTCAAATTATAAGACAGTAggttattttacttatatacgCAGAAGAAAAGAATATATGCAGATCAAAAATCTCAATCATATTCCGCGCGAGACGCGTTCATGAGAGAATTGGCGTTATTCTGCAAGGTAAGAATAGAAACATCgacgaaatatatataataaaaaataaagaaagtgctaatattttaaaatggttACGTAAAGAAATACAACATAATTTATCATGGACCGGTCCGcgtatttgtataataaatgaCATTGAAAGGATAGAAAATGAAGGTGATAAAAGAGCTATCATAAAAGACCATCACTTGTTGCCCACAAGTGGACATGCTGGCGTAAGGTGCATGTTAAATACCATAAAAAGACGTTATTTTCGGCCTAAAATGGAAactaatgttaatttttttttaaaggtgtgAAAAATgccaaaaacaaaaacattatttaccCATCCGTCAACCAATGCAGATAACAACTACAGCTAACTCAGCATTTGCTAAAATACCCCGACATAGTCGGCCCTCTACAGAACGATTACTTTAATTATTCATATATCTTAACAATCCAGTGCGAACTCACAAAATATTTGGAGGCCTATCCTTTGGAGACAAAAGATAGCGTAAGTGTAGCCAAAGCTTTTGTTCACAATTTCATTCTTAGGTATGGAATTCCCCGGGAAATAGCTACCGACCGTGGCACTGAGTTCATATCAAGCATCATGTCAGAGGTGTGTAGGTTATTACAAATTAACCAAATTACTTCCACAGCTTACCGTCACCAGATTATAGGTTCTCTGGAAAATTCGCATAAATCTTTAAATTCATatcttagaatttattattattaagcccTTTTTATTCTGAGTTAGAGTATGTCTCTTAACTCAGTGTGCCGCTtagcaaaggcctcctctagctCTTTCCATTGGAGTCTGTCATGAGTCACTCTTCTCCAGTTTGGGCCCGCTGTGAGTTTGAGTTCATCCTCCCATCTTGTTCGAGGTCTCCTCTGGCTCCGTGTGCAACCTCTTGGATACCAATCTGTGACAATTCTGTGGCCAGTCCATCTCCACTTCTGCTGatctattttattaagtatgtcgGTTTCTTTAGTTTTTTGTCTCAGTTCTTCATTTCTAATTTTGTCTAGTCTATCTATGTGTTTCCATCATACTTCGTTCCATAGATCTTTGGCATTACTTAAGCCTGTCTTGGTGCTCATTGTTGAGTGCCCGTGTCTCACATCCATATGTAATACAGGGTAGGATACATGTGTTAAATACCTTTCTTTTTATGGTAATGCTGAGATTGGTGGACTTCATGACCTCCTTcatctataatataaaaatgaatcgcAAAATGTGTTGGTAAGCGCATAACTCAACAACGCCTGGACCAATTTGgccatttcttttttttaaatgttcgtTGAAGTTCAAAGATGGTTTTTACGGCTAATTTTACGAATAATTGCCAGAAAAACCCTAAAAACAGCCTTTTTCTTTttcccatacaaacgttttctaACTAAAACGAGCTTTATTGCTATTGTATAAAGTTCATATTGAATTACAAGCAGTCACTGTTTTTTTGAGACATGCCAAAACGATGATTTTGCACAAACATTGCTATATTCTGAAAtgccaaaatattatacttGGAATCAATCCTCAAGGAGATTTATAAGACGGAAACAAGGGAAACAAGTTCAAGGATACCCAGATGTGTATTCCACTGATGCCATTGGTCGAATTTATTCAGTACATCCAAGCAATGatgaatgtttttatttacgaCTGCTATTAGTCAATGTACGTGGCCCAGCATCATTCCAACATTTACGAACTGTTGTTGGTGAATTGTGTGGATCTTACAAGGAAGCCTGTCAACGTTTGCAATTGCTAGAAAATGACGCTCATTGGGATCAAACTCTCAATGATGCTGTAATATCATCACACGCTCATCAAATACGAACATTGTTTTCTATAATCATATCTACATGCTTCCCCCATCAAACCCAATTGATTTGTGGATCAAGTACAAAGATAATATGTGTGATGATATTTTGTATCAAATACGAAATAGAATGGGAAATCCAAATTTACAAATCAGTGAAGAAATTTACAACGAAGTATTGGTTTCAATTGAGGACATGTGCTTGATGATGTCAAACAAACTATTTATTCAACTAGGCCTGGCCGCGCCCAAACGTCCAATGTATGATCTcaacactttaaaataattaattcaaacgAATCTTCCACTGTTGAATGAACAACAGAAGTATGTACTCGTATTTGAAAATCTTATGAAAGTAATAAATGACGAAACTGGAAGGATTTACATCTTGGATGCACCTGGTGGTACAGGAAGAActtttttgatttcattaatattagcAACGATTATTcgcttacaaaataaaattgcacTTGCACTCGCTTCCTCGGGAATCGCAGCAACTTTGCTTGAAGGTGGTCGAACAGCCCATTCAGCATTAAAATTGCCATTAAATATACAAAGCAATGAAATTCCGACCTGCAACATTTCTAAGAACTCTGCAATGGCAAAGGTCTTGCAGCaacgtaaattaattatttgggATGAATGCACGATGGCACATAAAAAATCTTTGGAGGCTTTAGACAGAACATTAAAAGATATACGGAGCAATCATAACCAATTTGGTGGTGCAATGATTTTATTAGCAGGAGATTTTCGTCAAACATTGCCAGTGATTCCACGATCAACACCAGCTGATGAACTCAATGCATGTCTAAAGTCCTCCAAATTGTGGAAAGATGTCAAAGTACTTCGTTTAAACAAGAATATGCGTGTCGAGTTACAAAATGACCAATATGGAAACATATTCTCTAAACAACTCATTGATATTGGTAATGGCAAATTTCCTATAGACATGTTGACTGGCTGCATTAACATTCCTCAAAGTTTTTTTCAGTTAACTCGATCAAAAGATGAAATTATTCAGAAGGTGTTTCCATGAATGACAGAAACCATGATTAGTTGAGCGAACGAGCTATATTGGCTGCAAAAAACATacgatttaaatgaataaaatcaaaaatacaaGAACAAATTACAGGCGAATCGAGGATATATAAATCAGTTGATTCGGCTACTAACCAAGATGATGTAGTGAACTATCCTCGCTGGATTTGCCAGGATTGCCACCTCACAATCTTCAATTAAAGGTTGGATCGGTAGTTATAATGTTGCGAAATATCAACCAACCGCGTCCTTGCAACGGCACACGGTctgtgataaaaaaattactaaacaaCGTGATAGAAGCAACTATACTGAAAGGAAAGTATAAAGGAGAAGACGTACTCATACCGCGCATCCCAATAATTCCGAATGATGTGCCGTTTGACTTTAAACGACTACAGTTTCCAGTTCGGCTTGCTTTTGCTATGACCATAAACAAGTCCCAGGGTCAATCATTAAGTGTTTGTGGTATTAATCTGGAAAACCCATGTTTCTCACATGGTCAATTGTATGTTGCCTGTTCCTGTGTTGGAAAACCATCAGATTTGTTTGTCTATGCGCCagataatcaaacaaaaaacatCGTACAAAGCActacaatgaaaataaaactgatttttgttaataattatgattgatatgattaacaataaacagattacttatttttaaatgcttatatatattttatttaattatatttcttattcaCAATGCCCTATCACCAGGGTGACGGTTCTGTTCAGGAGAATTTTTTGCCCCAACTATAAAATATGTAGGAACAAAAAAATGACACTTGACAAATCATTTTGACAGGCTATATttggcagtacgaagtctgccgggtcagctagtagaccAATATTTTTCCATCCATTGGttattcttgtatttatttctttacttGTGAGGTGTACAGGAGATATTAGTTGGCCAAGGTATGTGTACTCTTCTACATATTCTAGGAAGGTTGTATTTATGTTAATTTCGGTTTTGATTGAATTTGTCATTAATTATGTTTCTGTGGTGTTCATTGTTAAACAAACCTTTTCGCTTTAATTGCATAGTGACTCGATCATACCTTGTAGTTTCTTTGGATCTTCTTCGAATAATATGATAACATCTGCAAATCTGAGGTGGTTTAATTTCTTACCATCTATGTTGAGGCCCATGTGATCCCAATTTAGTTTGCGGAAAATGTTTTCAAGGACTGCAGAAAATAACTTGGGGGACATTGGGTCTCCTTGTCTTACACCCCTTTTTTCTTTAAACTCTGGGCCAATTTTTTCCAGATGAAATCTTGCTTTACTATTTTTGTATATGGTTTTAATGACATTAATATACAACTCTGGAATACCTTGACTTGACAAACTTACCCACATTGCTTCGTGGCTTATGCTGTCGAATGCCTTGTTATAGTCTATGAATGCCATGTATAGATTTTTGTTGTACTCATTGTATTTCTCCACTACCTGTTTCACTGTGTGGATGTGATCTAATGTTGAAAAGTGTTTCGTGAAGCCAGCTTGTTCGATTGGCTGGTTTTCATCAAGTCTTTTACTTATTCGATCCAATATGACCTTTGAGAATGTTTTATACAGATTAGACATCAGACTTATGGGCCTGTAGTTACCTATGTTTTCCTTTGAaccttttttatgtaataggatgATGTGTGATGTTTCCCATTGTGTTGGTATCCATTGGCTAGTCATTATTCTATTACATAGTTTTGGGAGTACAGGAGCTAGTTCAGTGGCCATCCCTTTTAGAAGTTCATTGTAGATGTTATCAGGTCCTGCTGCTTTTTGTAACTGTTGACTATATAACTAATAGCCTTAAATACTTCGCATTGCAATATTTCCGGCTCAAATTATATATCTGGATCTTGAGGCTGAGTATGTTCGCTTTGGTTTAGTGTTtgtgttatatgagatagagcagagtatcagcagtagactatgagcaaatcagtgcattcaccattatttaatataagaaaacaactttataaattaattacaactttttataagcatgacaacgttataactgctttgtagtcatagtaaccaaaagtcaataatttcttcttctatgagtaagacctctatgatactCCCCCTCACGATGACCTTCAGGTCTGAGTGACGCCTATCATCTTTAGAAGCTTTAACAATCTTGGTTGTGGTAATGCCTTTGTAAAAAGGTCTGCCTCCATATGCTCTGTGTCCTTGTAACGGatggtcactaatttcttctggaCACAATCCCGTATAAAATGTTCCTTTATGCTGATATATTTCGATCT encodes:
- the LOC126973454 gene encoding uncharacterized protein LOC126973454; translated protein: MLGKPRRFSTEELYKITELLTVKGKPLTKEESKYLLDLIEGNKIITSRATNAFNNKQKTQEWMRISENFNATATNCPRTPQQIRLKWENLKKNSRKRYSRIRMNQIKTGSGPGDYIPPDDLLDRVAGLLGSTVSGFTVPYNGKVDID